Proteins encoded in a region of the Bacillus sp. T3 genome:
- a CDS encoding ABC transporter permease yields the protein MDMTILLIAAALSAGTSLLFAVLGGILSEKAGVIHLGTEGIMLMGAVISCMVYLKSDSLLITLVAALLASGGLGIIHAFLCITLRANHIVSGLALTLFGTGLSAYLGKSVAGVALPVTVPKLNLAVLKPIPLIGELFSDLDIFVWISIGLALLLYVYMYKTSWGLHLKAVGDSPSTSDAMGISVLGYRYVHVVVGSMLMGLAGFYLIMVYSPNWMEGMTAGRGWIAVALIIFSRWNPVVALFCAYFFGGLDALGFRIQLIDVGIPSYFLKMIPYVATIFVLMFIGWKNRHKPPLEPKALGMPFFREQRF from the coding sequence ATGGATATGACTATTTTGCTCATTGCTGCCGCGCTATCGGCGGGGACCTCGTTGTTGTTTGCTGTTCTCGGAGGCATCTTGAGTGAAAAAGCAGGTGTGATTCATTTGGGTACTGAGGGAATTATGCTTATGGGAGCTGTGATATCGTGCATGGTTTACCTAAAGTCAGACAGCTTGCTCATTACACTAGTAGCGGCATTGCTCGCGTCTGGTGGCTTGGGCATTATTCACGCGTTCCTATGCATAACCCTTCGTGCTAATCATATTGTAAGCGGATTGGCGCTCACCTTATTTGGAACCGGATTAAGTGCCTATTTAGGAAAATCAGTGGCTGGTGTAGCTTTGCCGGTTACAGTTCCTAAGCTGAACCTTGCTGTGCTTAAGCCAATTCCTCTAATAGGGGAGCTATTTTCTGATTTGGATATTTTTGTTTGGATCAGCATCGGACTAGCACTTCTATTATATGTCTACATGTACAAAACCTCATGGGGGCTCCATTTAAAAGCAGTCGGGGATAGTCCATCAACCTCTGATGCAATGGGGATTTCGGTGCTTGGATATCGCTATGTTCATGTTGTGGTTGGTTCAATGCTAATGGGATTAGCGGGTTTTTATTTAATCATGGTGTATTCACCAAACTGGATGGAAGGAATGACGGCTGGTAGGGGCTGGATTGCCGTTGCGCTAATCATCTTCTCGCGCTGGAATCCAGTTGTTGCCTTATTTTGTGCCTATTTCTTCGGTGGTCTCGATGCATTAGGATTTCGAATTCAATTAATTGATGTAGGCATTCCTTCGTATTTTTTAAAAATGATTCCATATGTCGCAACGATCTTCGTCTTAATGTTTATTGGCTGGAAAAATCGGCATAAACCACCACTCGAACCAAAAGCATTGGGCATGCCATTTTTTCGTGAACAACGGTTTTGA
- a CDS encoding ABC transporter permease translates to MSSKSTLETSTVDRLDHVPRTSRFTPFRLVFDPHKKSNSWWVPIVSILFALVVCAVFIASNGINPFVVYTKMVQGAFGSSFGISETLVKATPLLLCGLGIAIAYRISIWNIGAEGQFILGAVGATAVTIYLPNLPGPIYIPLMFFAGAVAGAVWGLFTAIPRTYFRVNELITSLMLNYVALILLDYFVFGPWKDPNGFNFPGTPIFMPSQMLANIGSTRLHLGLIIAIIAVVIFAFLLSKTRWGYELRLLGANPNAATYSGIKINKHILVVMLISGGLAGIAGMIEVTGVAHRLMYGISPGYGYTAIIVAWLAKLNPWGMIVTSILIGGLIVGGYSVQTMGLPASMSLMLQGAILFCLIGGEMLSKYKVVRNR, encoded by the coding sequence ATGAGTTCAAAATCAACTTTAGAAACCTCAACCGTTGATCGATTGGATCATGTACCTCGAACAAGCCGATTCACACCATTTCGACTTGTTTTTGATCCTCATAAAAAATCAAATAGTTGGTGGGTTCCGATTGTATCGATTCTATTCGCACTCGTCGTTTGTGCCGTATTTATCGCGTCAAATGGGATCAACCCATTTGTTGTTTATACAAAAATGGTACAGGGTGCGTTTGGGTCAAGCTTTGGAATAAGTGAAACACTGGTTAAAGCAACTCCTTTGCTGTTATGCGGTTTGGGAATCGCGATTGCCTACAGAATTTCGATTTGGAATATAGGTGCAGAAGGTCAATTTATTTTAGGTGCTGTGGGTGCCACAGCGGTAACAATCTATTTGCCAAATTTACCTGGACCGATCTATATTCCGTTGATGTTTTTCGCTGGAGCAGTTGCTGGTGCGGTTTGGGGATTGTTTACGGCGATCCCGCGCACTTACTTTCGGGTAAATGAATTAATTACCTCGCTCATGCTTAATTACGTAGCATTGATATTGCTCGATTATTTCGTGTTTGGTCCATGGAAAGATCCAAATGGATTTAATTTTCCGGGCACACCGATTTTTATGCCCTCGCAAATGCTCGCCAACATTGGATCGACACGACTTCACTTAGGCTTAATCATAGCTATCATCGCAGTCGTTATTTTTGCATTCCTACTTTCAAAAACGCGATGGGGCTATGAACTGCGACTGCTAGGGGCTAATCCTAATGCTGCGACCTATTCTGGGATAAAAATCAACAAGCATATTCTGGTGGTCATGTTGATTAGCGGAGGACTAGCCGGCATCGCTGGAATGATTGAAGTGACGGGAGTGGCGCATCGGCTCATGTATGGAATTTCACCTGGTTATGGCTATACCGCAATAATTGTTGCCTGGCTCGCCAAATTAAACCCTTGGGGGATGATTGTTACTTCAATTCTAATTGGTGGCTTGATTGTTGGCGGCTACAGTGTGCAAACAATGGGATTGCCAGCCTCCATGTCGTTAATGCTTCAAGGGGCTATTTTATTTTGTTTAATTGGCGGTGAGATGTTAAGTAAATACAAGGTGGTTCGCAACCGCTAA